The following proteins come from a genomic window of Geomonas sp. RF6:
- a CDS encoding carboxymuconolactone decarboxylase family protein produces the protein MASRIAFNKVAPGAIEAMLGLERYLRDCGLESSLLHLIKMRASQINGCAYCLDMHAKDARAAGETEQRLYLLGAWRDAPIFTERERAALAWTEAVTRVAEGHVPDEVYKVAREYFSEKELVDLSLAIVAINGWNRLAVAFRSEPGGYRSGGR, from the coding sequence ATGGCATCACGAATAGCATTCAACAAGGTAGCGCCGGGAGCGATCGAGGCGATGCTTGGGCTCGAGAGATACCTGCGCGACTGCGGGCTGGAGTCTTCTCTCCTTCACCTCATAAAGATGAGGGCCTCCCAGATCAACGGCTGCGCGTACTGCCTCGACATGCACGCCAAAGACGCCCGTGCCGCCGGCGAGACGGAGCAGCGTCTGTACCTGCTGGGCGCCTGGCGCGACGCGCCGATTTTCACCGAGCGCGAACGGGCGGCGTTGGCGTGGACGGAGGCGGTAACCAGAGTGGCAGAGGGACATGTGCCGGACGAGGTCTACAAAGTGGCGCGTGAGTACTTCAGTGAAAAGGAGCTGGTGGATCTCAGCCTGGCGATCGTGGCCATCAACGGGTGGAACCGCCTCGCCGTCGCCTTTCGCTCCGAACCGGGCGGGTATCGTTCAGGGGGGAGATAG
- a CDS encoding ankyrin repeat domain-containing protein codes for MDRAPTTNPVDEDAEKCPSCGYLSSGTLTICPRCGIVVEKYLHRQARIASAALKGAGEGAPARGGMKTLLWALLLLAAGAIPIVFFGGKEELKRVTSGSLSPAENASKLFHAVQQNDVATVRRLLSAKTDPNFVENGKTPLEAALGKEYTEIATLLVQGGASLSFNRAADDPSLIQECIAKDLPASVSCLLNLNAPLQELTPKGHAPLVQAVQNGDLVMVRMLMEHGKSANIRDRYGNTPLMEAARTGRADMVKLLIGNGADVNARDKSGYTPLMLGIKKTEIVKMLIDAGAEINVKTAINYTPLHCAVAALNLDAVKLLIEKGADVSAKDAQGVTPLKISTAQRDATSGPFPEMTALLKKAGAIE; via the coding sequence ATGGATAGAGCTCCTACCACGAACCCTGTTGATGAAGATGCCGAGAAGTGCCCGTCCTGCGGTTACCTGAGTAGCGGAACGCTCACGATCTGTCCCCGCTGCGGGATCGTGGTGGAGAAGTACCTGCACCGCCAGGCCCGGATCGCGTCCGCCGCTCTCAAGGGAGCAGGTGAGGGAGCTCCGGCAAGAGGCGGCATGAAAACCTTGCTCTGGGCCCTCCTTCTTCTAGCGGCAGGAGCGATCCCGATCGTTTTCTTCGGCGGAAAGGAAGAGCTGAAGAGAGTGACGTCGGGGTCTCTTTCGCCGGCGGAGAACGCCTCGAAGCTTTTCCATGCCGTCCAGCAAAACGACGTGGCGACGGTTAGGCGCCTCCTCTCTGCGAAGACGGATCCCAACTTTGTGGAGAACGGGAAAACGCCGCTGGAGGCCGCGCTCGGGAAGGAATACACGGAGATCGCCACGCTCCTTGTGCAGGGGGGCGCGAGCCTCTCCTTCAACCGCGCGGCGGACGATCCCTCACTGATCCAGGAGTGCATTGCAAAGGACCTCCCCGCCTCCGTGTCGTGCCTGCTAAACCTCAATGCCCCCCTGCAGGAGCTGACGCCGAAGGGGCATGCGCCACTGGTCCAGGCTGTCCAGAACGGCGACCTGGTGATGGTGCGCATGCTGATGGAGCACGGCAAATCCGCCAACATCCGCGATCGCTACGGCAATACCCCTCTGATGGAGGCCGCCCGGACCGGGCGGGCCGACATGGTGAAGCTCCTCATCGGCAACGGAGCAGATGTCAACGCCCGCGACAAGTCGGGGTACACGCCGCTCATGTTGGGGATCAAGAAGACGGAGATCGTCAAGATGCTCATCGACGCAGGAGCAGAGATCAATGTGAAGACCGCGATCAACTATACGCCGCTGCACTGCGCCGTCGCCGCCCTCAATCTCGACGCCGTGAAACTTTTGATCGAAAAGGGCGCAGACGTTTCAGCAAAAGACGCCCAGGGGGTGACGCCGCTCAAGATCAGCACGGCGCAGCGAGACGCCACGTCCGGCCCCTTCCCGGAGATGACGGCATTGCTGAAAAAAGCGGGAGCGATTGAGTGA
- a CDS encoding c-type cytochrome → MRVRLYVAALVMVLLAGCGTARRGEPIAEPIQIDSQKVARGERAYMYHCNKCHPGGEAGLGFALNNKPLPAAMIKTQVRVGAGAMPAFSKELLPDNELDDIVAYLQTLRKSDGK, encoded by the coding sequence ATGCGCGTGAGGCTTTATGTTGCCGCCTTGGTTATGGTCCTGCTAGCGGGGTGCGGAACTGCGCGCCGGGGTGAGCCGATTGCAGAGCCCATACAGATCGATTCCCAGAAAGTGGCGCGCGGGGAGCGGGCCTACATGTACCACTGCAACAAGTGCCATCCCGGCGGCGAGGCGGGACTCGGATTTGCGCTCAACAACAAGCCGCTGCCGGCGGCGATGATCAAGACACAGGTCCGGGTCGGGGCAGGGGCCATGCCTGCCTTTTCGAAAGAACTTCTCCCCGACAACGAACTGGACGACATCGTGGCCTACCTCCAGACGCTCAGGAAGAGCGACGGGAAGTAG
- a CDS encoding PQQ-dependent sugar dehydrogenase, whose translation MYRFITTAGVAALCLVLSGCLGMRPTSGGGKITKLPAGGERLLNPDDVAVPEGYQVEVVATGLTFPTGVAFDEKGTPYVVEAGYSYGEVWEVPRLLRVEDGKLTVVAKGEKNGPWTGVARYGESFYIAEGGELEGGRILRVAHDGTVSVLADNLPTRGDHHTNGPAVGPDGWIYFGLGTVTNSGVVGEDNLKFGWLKRYPQFHDIACQDVTLTGENYRTPDFLKGSGEVSTGAYVPFGTSTSKGEVIKGRVPCNGAVLKVSPAGGAPQLVAWGFRNPFGIAFSAEGKLFVTDNGYDERGARPVYGAGDPLWEVQRGGWYGWPDFSGGLRLDEGSQFKPLLQERPKLLLEKYPARPPRPAALLPVHASANGFDFSRSEEFGHRGEAFIALFGDQSPTTGKLAAPAGFKVVRVDVKTGVIRQFAVNKGKKSGPASALYSGGLERPVAARFDPTGKALYVVDFGVLKETEMGALPVQKTGVLWKITRTATGR comes from the coding sequence ATGTACAGATTCATTACGACGGCAGGTGTGGCGGCGCTTTGCCTGGTTCTCTCCGGGTGCTTGGGGATGCGCCCCACGTCAGGGGGAGGGAAGATCACGAAGCTCCCGGCGGGGGGTGAGCGGTTGCTGAATCCGGACGACGTTGCCGTGCCGGAGGGTTACCAGGTCGAGGTCGTCGCCACGGGACTAACCTTCCCGACCGGTGTCGCTTTTGATGAAAAGGGGACACCGTATGTGGTGGAGGCCGGCTACTCCTACGGTGAGGTGTGGGAGGTGCCGCGCCTTTTGCGGGTAGAGGACGGGAAGCTCACGGTGGTCGCCAAGGGGGAGAAGAACGGACCGTGGACCGGGGTGGCGAGGTACGGCGAGTCCTTCTACATCGCGGAGGGGGGGGAGCTCGAAGGGGGAAGAATTCTGCGCGTCGCCCACGACGGCACGGTTTCCGTCCTTGCCGACAACCTCCCGACCCGCGGCGATCATCACACAAACGGCCCGGCAGTCGGACCTGACGGCTGGATCTACTTCGGCCTCGGCACCGTCACCAACTCCGGCGTCGTCGGCGAGGACAACCTCAAGTTCGGGTGGCTGAAGCGCTATCCCCAGTTCCACGACATCGCCTGCCAGGACGTCACCCTCACCGGTGAAAACTACCGCACCCCCGATTTTTTGAAGGGAAGCGGCGAGGTATCGACCGGAGCCTATGTCCCTTTCGGCACGTCGACCTCCAAGGGAGAGGTCATCAAGGGGCGGGTGCCTTGTAACGGCGCGGTACTCAAGGTCTCTCCGGCAGGGGGCGCCCCCCAGCTCGTCGCCTGGGGCTTTCGCAATCCATTCGGCATCGCCTTTTCTGCCGAGGGGAAGCTTTTTGTGACGGACAACGGGTACGACGAGCGAGGCGCCCGTCCGGTGTACGGTGCGGGAGACCCCCTGTGGGAGGTGCAGCGCGGTGGGTGGTACGGGTGGCCCGACTTCAGCGGCGGCTTGCGTCTCGACGAAGGGAGCCAGTTCAAGCCGTTGCTTCAGGAAAGACCGAAGCTCCTGCTGGAGAAGTATCCCGCGCGACCTCCTCGTCCGGCTGCCTTGCTTCCGGTTCATGCCTCGGCAAACGGCTTTGACTTTTCCCGCAGCGAAGAGTTTGGCCACCGCGGCGAGGCCTTCATCGCCCTCTTCGGCGATCAGTCGCCGACGACCGGAAAACTTGCCGCTCCCGCGGGTTTCAAGGTCGTGCGCGTCGATGTGAAGACTGGGGTGATCCGTCAGTTTGCGGTCAACAAGGGAAAGAAGAGCGGCCCGGCTTCCGCCCTTTATAGCGGCGGCCTGGAACGCCCCGTGGCTGCGCGCTTCGACCCGACCGGAAAGGCGCTGTACGTGGTCGACTTCGGGGTGCTGAAGGAGACGGAAATGGGCGCTCTGCCGGTGCAGAAGACAGGAGTTCTCTGGAAGATTACGCGGACCGCGACCGGACGATGA
- a CDS encoding selenium-binding family protein, whose product MTLFRPDPTFYPSPRMAMDAPPEKVGYVATLNYGGAPKPDALAVVDLDPASKGYGEIIHRLEMPYIGDELHHYGWNCCSSALCPAAPHPHQERRYLIVPGLRSSRIYIIDTKPDPARPTISKIIEPEELMEMSGYSRPHTVHCGPDAIYVSALASANGKGSGGIFMMDHFNFNVLGPWEEDRGAQDLSYDFWWHFTHDVMITSEWGKPAQFENGLILDDLINSRYGKNLHFWDLRRRKNVQTVSFGNDYQLVFEVRPAHEPNKTYGFVCVVLGLKDLSSSIWMWHRESSGSWGITKVIDIPAEPADAKLLPPPLQGFGAVPPLVTDIDLSLDDRFLYVSCWGTGELLQYDVSDPFHPRQTGSIKLGGIVRRMAHPKSGPLLGGPQMVEISRDGRRVYFTNSLYGIVDDQFYPDKMSGWMAKVDVDPNGGIALDGNFFVDFGETRAHQVRLEGGDASTDTFCYPS is encoded by the coding sequence ATGACTTTATTCAGACCAGATCCGACCTTTTATCCTTCTCCGCGTATGGCGATGGACGCTCCGCCGGAGAAGGTTGGCTATGTGGCAACACTCAACTATGGCGGCGCCCCCAAACCGGACGCCTTGGCCGTGGTCGACCTCGACCCGGCGTCGAAGGGGTACGGCGAGATAATCCACCGCCTCGAAATGCCCTACATCGGAGACGAGTTGCATCACTACGGGTGGAACTGCTGCAGCTCAGCCCTCTGCCCCGCCGCTCCCCATCCGCACCAGGAACGACGCTACCTGATCGTTCCGGGCCTCAGGAGCTCGCGGATCTATATCATCGATACAAAGCCCGATCCCGCGCGCCCCACCATCAGCAAGATCATCGAGCCGGAAGAGTTGATGGAGATGTCCGGCTATAGCCGCCCCCATACGGTGCACTGCGGCCCCGACGCCATATACGTGAGCGCTCTGGCGTCGGCCAACGGCAAAGGGTCGGGCGGCATATTCATGATGGATCACTTCAACTTCAACGTGCTCGGCCCCTGGGAAGAGGACCGCGGCGCCCAGGACCTCTCCTACGATTTCTGGTGGCACTTCACCCACGACGTTATGATCACCAGCGAATGGGGAAAGCCTGCGCAGTTCGAAAACGGCCTCATCCTGGACGACCTGATCAATTCCCGCTACGGAAAGAACCTGCACTTCTGGGACCTGAGGAGGCGCAAGAACGTCCAGACCGTCTCCTTTGGCAACGACTACCAGCTGGTGTTCGAGGTGCGCCCCGCGCATGAGCCGAACAAGACGTACGGATTCGTCTGTGTGGTGCTCGGGCTCAAGGATCTCTCCAGCTCGATCTGGATGTGGCACCGGGAGAGTAGCGGCAGCTGGGGGATCACGAAGGTCATCGACATCCCGGCAGAGCCTGCCGACGCGAAGCTTCTGCCGCCACCCCTGCAGGGGTTCGGCGCCGTCCCCCCCCTGGTGACGGACATCGATCTCTCGCTGGATGACCGTTTTCTCTACGTTTCCTGCTGGGGAACAGGGGAGCTACTGCAGTACGACGTTTCCGACCCGTTCCACCCCCGGCAGACCGGGTCGATAAAGCTCGGGGGGATCGTCCGCCGGATGGCGCACCCGAAGAGCGGCCCGCTCCTGGGGGGACCTCAGATGGTGGAAATCAGCCGCGACGGCAGACGGGTCTATTTCACCAACTCGCTGTACGGCATAGTGGACGACCAGTTCTATCCGGACAAGATGTCGGGATGGATGGCGAAGGTGGACGTCGACCCGAACGGCGGGATCGCGCTGGACGGCAACTTCTTCGTCGATTTTGGAGAGACTCGTGCGCACCAGGTGAGGCTCGAGGGTGGCGATGCATCCACTGATACATTCTGCTATCCATCATGA
- a CDS encoding tetratricopeptide repeat protein codes for MGFFSNIFGNKEENSAAKPGVAGFVSALDLHLRGDTAPALTAYQAIAEAVPDDNLAPFFAAAINAAAGKTAEAAEALRTISRRIAASGESMSHALSLDLVAQVGHEPLISIPAVANIIEALGDNLKQQGFVQECGVCFEVAAALVPDRANVLYKLGDTLHDLRMYEYAESVLQQALKVAPNHWGAMYTYAVLLQDIGRNEEAIPHYEKAAWLNPDHVNCQNNLGAALLRVNRLEEALSRCTAAAKLDPSSPFVKINLGNIHLLMEDFASARECFTEAIALNSNLPMAYFGLASAEQSVGSNIEKVLELYRKAIAIAPAFAEAHHAMGNLLAASDNAEALSHFSAAAQIDDELPNLHKDFGSACLRLGRREEALEHLKKAQSQAPDDAVVQEILANAAAAPA; via the coding sequence ATGGGCTTTTTCAGCAACATCTTCGGAAACAAAGAGGAAAATTCCGCAGCCAAACCTGGGGTAGCCGGTTTCGTTTCTGCTCTCGATCTGCACCTGCGCGGCGACACCGCCCCGGCACTGACTGCGTATCAGGCAATTGCGGAAGCCGTCCCCGACGACAATCTTGCACCGTTTTTTGCGGCAGCCATAAACGCGGCAGCCGGAAAGACCGCTGAAGCGGCCGAAGCCCTTCGCACCATCAGCCGGCGCATCGCGGCATCCGGCGAGAGCATGTCCCACGCCCTTTCCCTCGACCTGGTCGCACAGGTTGGTCACGAGCCGCTGATCAGCATCCCTGCAGTTGCCAACATAATCGAGGCGCTGGGGGACAACCTCAAACAGCAGGGATTCGTCCAGGAGTGCGGGGTCTGCTTCGAGGTCGCCGCCGCACTCGTCCCGGATCGGGCAAATGTGCTCTACAAGCTCGGCGACACGCTGCACGATCTGCGCATGTACGAGTATGCAGAGTCCGTCCTCCAGCAGGCGCTGAAAGTCGCCCCCAACCACTGGGGCGCCATGTACACCTACGCGGTTCTGCTCCAGGATATCGGGCGCAACGAAGAGGCGATACCGCATTACGAAAAAGCAGCGTGGCTCAATCCCGACCACGTGAACTGCCAGAACAACCTCGGCGCGGCGCTTCTGAGGGTGAACCGCCTGGAGGAAGCCCTTTCCCGCTGCACCGCGGCCGCAAAGCTCGATCCCTCTTCTCCCTTTGTAAAAATCAACCTTGGGAACATCCACCTCCTGATGGAGGATTTTGCCAGCGCCCGCGAGTGCTTCACCGAGGCGATCGCGCTGAACAGCAATCTCCCCATGGCGTACTTCGGTCTTGCCTCTGCCGAGCAGTCAGTCGGCAGCAATATCGAAAAGGTACTCGAGCTGTACCGCAAGGCGATCGCCATTGCCCCTGCATTTGCGGAGGCGCATCACGCAATGGGGAACCTCCTCGCCGCCAGCGACAACGCGGAAGCGCTGTCGCACTTCTCCGCGGCAGCACAGATAGACGATGAGCTCCCGAACCTTCACAAGGACTTCGGCAGCGCCTGTCTCCGGCTGGGACGGAGAGAGGAAGCGCTGGAGCACCTGAAGAAAGCGCAGTCGCAGGCCCCGGACGACGCGGTCGTGCAGGAGATATTGGCAAACGCTGCAGCGGCGCCGGCCTAG
- a CDS encoding heavy metal-binding domain-containing protein has translation MNRATPNVSGYDPRSHSRVSGLSGNEIFCLQKMGLSPGNLCVGNSVYALGIKGSLTAGLNILVGGEIPEVTGLIHDGRVNAISRMLKEAEACGGYGVTGVTTELINHASNIEFLSIGSLIHRSSGESEKVAFSTSADAQELYCQVDAGFRPVHYVLGNVAYSIGVGGNIGGFFRSLARGEVREYSEIFDQTRHLALERITREARQCKANAVVGINTTITPFMGAQEMLLLGTASNHPALAAYAQNPVTSDMTNEEMWNMINIGYLPLRLVMGVSVYSLGIVGGLKSILQSMVRGEVTPLTSLLYEAREKALDRVQRDADRCGADHVVGVKIHVYQLGGGLIEFLAIGTAVKKMEGVTTRSPVLIPQAIIRDRDTFFEGVPQRGRSMDLGESRKASASSTQGGPIAIIVTLAMFVFFLFNFIMPLLRHH, from the coding sequence TTGAACCGAGCTACCCCCAACGTCTCCGGATATGACCCCAGATCCCACAGCCGGGTAAGCGGCCTTTCGGGAAACGAGATATTCTGCCTCCAGAAGATGGGGCTCTCCCCCGGGAACCTCTGTGTCGGCAACAGCGTCTACGCCCTCGGCATCAAGGGGAGCCTCACCGCCGGACTGAACATCCTCGTGGGCGGCGAGATCCCCGAGGTGACGGGACTGATTCACGACGGCCGGGTCAATGCCATAAGCCGCATGCTGAAGGAGGCTGAAGCGTGCGGCGGGTACGGCGTCACCGGGGTGACCACCGAGCTCATCAACCACGCCAGCAACATCGAATTCCTCTCCATCGGGTCCCTCATCCACCGCTCCTCGGGGGAAAGCGAGAAGGTCGCCTTTTCCACCTCGGCGGACGCACAGGAATTGTACTGCCAGGTCGACGCCGGGTTTCGCCCGGTCCACTACGTTCTCGGAAACGTCGCCTACTCCATCGGCGTCGGAGGCAATATCGGCGGCTTCTTCCGCAGCCTCGCCCGCGGGGAGGTGCGCGAGTACTCGGAAATATTCGACCAGACCCGCCACCTCGCCCTGGAGAGGATCACCCGCGAAGCCCGCCAGTGCAAGGCGAATGCGGTCGTCGGCATCAACACCACCATCACCCCCTTCATGGGGGCGCAGGAGATGCTCCTTCTCGGCACCGCCTCAAACCACCCTGCCCTTGCCGCCTACGCCCAGAACCCCGTCACCAGCGACATGACGAACGAGGAGATGTGGAACATGATCAACATCGGCTACCTGCCGCTGCGGCTGGTCATGGGGGTCTCAGTGTACTCGCTCGGCATTGTGGGGGGGTTGAAGTCGATACTGCAGTCGATGGTGCGCGGCGAAGTCACCCCGCTCACCTCCCTGCTGTACGAGGCGCGCGAGAAAGCGCTGGACCGCGTGCAGCGCGACGCCGACCGCTGCGGCGCCGATCACGTCGTCGGGGTGAAGATCCACGTCTACCAGCTGGGGGGAGGGCTTATCGAGTTCCTCGCCATCGGGACGGCGGTGAAGAAGATGGAAGGGGTCACTACGCGCTCACCGGTACTGATACCGCAGGCAATTATCCGGGATCGTGATACCTTTTTTGAGGGCGTGCCGCAGAGGGGGCGCTCCATGGATCTGGGAGAGAGCAGGAAGGCGTCGGCGTCTTCCACCCAGGGGGGGCCGATCGCCATAATCGTCACGCTGGCAATGTTCGTCTTCTTTCTCTTCAACTTCATCATGCCACTGTTGCGACACCACTAG
- a CDS encoding DMT family transporter produces the protein MVTTFFWGGTFVSARYAVSEAPPFFAASCRFLIASVVLALLTALQSHRQGHSFPVPASLRQAAGLFSLGLTGVFLYNAIFFTGLKLTTATSGALIVAINPLLTAVLSALWLREKVNSVQVAGITLSLAGVFVVVAKGSLQVISSLSFNKGDVIMLGAPLCWALYSILGKKILASFTPLAATAYASAFGTLLLIPAALLEHAAAGAPVPGFSFLGWLAIVQLALLGTVVGFVWWYQGVQRIGTARAAAFVNLVPVFGALLASVFLKEKLIPAQLLGGAMVIMGVYWGSRSRCRTRTASMPMVSADEAKP, from the coding sequence GTGGTAACCACCTTCTTCTGGGGCGGAACTTTCGTCTCCGCCCGCTATGCAGTCAGCGAGGCTCCACCATTTTTTGCGGCCAGCTGCCGCTTCCTCATCGCCTCGGTGGTCCTTGCCCTCCTCACCGCGCTGCAGTCACATCGCCAGGGGCACTCCTTTCCTGTCCCGGCGAGCCTGCGGCAGGCAGCAGGTCTCTTCAGCCTTGGCCTCACCGGCGTCTTTCTCTACAACGCCATCTTCTTCACCGGGCTCAAGCTCACTACCGCCACCAGCGGCGCGCTGATCGTGGCGATAAACCCTCTTCTCACCGCGGTCCTCTCCGCGCTGTGGCTGCGGGAGAAGGTGAACTCCGTCCAGGTCGCCGGCATCACCCTCTCCCTTGCGGGAGTCTTTGTCGTCGTTGCCAAAGGGTCCCTGCAGGTGATCTCCAGCCTCTCGTTCAACAAGGGAGACGTTATCATGCTGGGGGCGCCGCTTTGCTGGGCGCTGTACTCGATCCTCGGAAAGAAGATCCTCGCGAGCTTCACCCCTCTCGCGGCAACAGCCTATGCATCCGCCTTCGGCACGCTCCTCCTGATACCTGCTGCGCTTCTTGAGCATGCGGCAGCCGGGGCGCCTGTCCCGGGCTTCTCCTTCCTCGGCTGGCTGGCAATAGTGCAACTGGCCCTTCTGGGGACGGTGGTGGGATTTGTGTGGTGGTATCAGGGAGTGCAGAGGATCGGGACGGCCAGGGCCGCAGCCTTCGTTAACCTCGTGCCTGTCTTCGGCGCACTGCTCGCGTCGGTCTTTCTGAAGGAAAAGCTGATCCCTGCTCAACTTCTGGGGGGTGCGATGGTGATAATGGGGGTCTATTGGGGCAGCCGGTCGCGGTGCCGGACGAGAACGGCTTCAATGCCAATGGTCAGTGCAGACGAGGCTAAACCGTGA
- a CDS encoding ISL3 family transposase, translating into MSQTDLISYLGGWEGYRIAKVTTSGTDKQKRFEIVLVPRFQEKLLCPSCGKRCTGVHDTSVRLIRDLPILDAQTYLRVRRRRLWCPRCGPVLEALPWLEKYARVTARLAESVAKLCCVLPIKQVAEFYGLSWDQVKEIDKRSLQNGFGSVDLSDVEVIGMDEFALRKGHDYATVIVEPHRRKVLFVATGRGRESIRPFFQQLGEEGCKRLKAVAMDMNGAFETEVKANCPQAAIVYDLFHVVAKYSREVLDKVRNAEADRLKDDKKARKVIRTSRWLLLRNSRNVKGDDMLRLQELLEANQNLLTVYLLKEDLKQLWRFRCTEEAKLFWEQWHRRAMESNIEQLTTFAKRLQPYLQGILNHCLYQLHTGILEGINNKIKVIKRMAYGFRDHDYFFLKIRAAFPGIPG; encoded by the coding sequence TTGTCGCAAACCGATCTTATATCATATCTCGGAGGGTGGGAAGGATATCGTATTGCCAAGGTCACCACTTCAGGCACAGACAAGCAGAAACGGTTCGAGATAGTGCTGGTTCCAAGGTTTCAGGAGAAGTTGCTGTGCCCCAGTTGTGGTAAGCGCTGCACAGGGGTTCACGACACCAGTGTCCGACTCATACGCGACCTGCCGATACTGGATGCCCAAACGTATCTGAGGGTTCGGCGTCGCAGACTCTGGTGTCCCCGATGCGGACCTGTCCTTGAGGCGTTGCCATGGTTGGAGAAGTACGCTCGCGTCACAGCCAGACTTGCTGAGAGCGTAGCGAAGTTGTGCTGCGTTCTCCCAATAAAGCAGGTGGCAGAGTTCTACGGGCTATCCTGGGATCAGGTTAAGGAGATCGACAAACGGTCTCTGCAAAACGGATTCGGCAGCGTTGATCTCTCGGACGTCGAGGTAATCGGCATGGACGAATTTGCCCTTCGAAAGGGGCACGATTATGCAACTGTCATCGTGGAGCCGCACCGCAGGAAAGTGCTGTTCGTGGCAACGGGGAGGGGCCGCGAGAGCATTCGTCCGTTCTTTCAGCAACTTGGGGAAGAGGGGTGCAAACGACTCAAAGCCGTTGCTATGGATATGAATGGTGCCTTTGAGACGGAGGTGAAAGCTAACTGCCCTCAGGCCGCAATCGTCTATGACCTTTTCCATGTCGTAGCAAAGTACAGCAGAGAGGTCCTGGACAAGGTCCGCAACGCTGAAGCGGACCGCCTCAAAGATGACAAGAAAGCCCGCAAGGTAATCAGAACCTCGCGGTGGTTGTTGCTGCGGAATAGCCGGAATGTCAAAGGTGACGACATGCTTCGTTTGCAGGAACTATTGGAAGCAAACCAGAACCTCCTGACGGTTTATCTGCTGAAAGAGGACCTCAAACAGTTATGGCGTTTCAGGTGTACCGAGGAAGCGAAGCTGTTCTGGGAGCAGTGGCACCGACGAGCGATGGAAAGCAATATTGAACAGCTCACGACGTTTGCAAAGCGGTTGCAGCCCTACCTCCAGGGCATCCTGAATCACTGCCTTTATCAACTGCACACCGGCATCCTCGAAGGCATCAACAACAAGATCAAAGTGATCAAGAGAATGGCCTATGGCTTCCGGGACCATGACTACTTCTTTCTAAAGATTAGAGCGGCCTTCCCCGGAATTCCCGGATGA
- a CDS encoding acetyl-CoA hydrolase/transferase C-terminal domain-containing protein: MVYEEYRQKLVSAEKAARVVKSGEWVDYGFGLGHPVATDVALAARAEELTGVRVRGGITMWMPAICSIPEASKHFSWNTWHCSAIDRRIIEAGCGCYSPMRYSELPRYYRQNLHVDTAIFQVAPMDEEGYFNFGTQCSHLMAVCDRARNIIVEVNELMPCCIGGPEQRIHLSRVRYVVEGDNPPLTELPRSAVTDADRKVAELIMGEIGDGASLQLGIGGMPAAVGMLIGESGLADLGVHTELYTDAFMDLALSGKINGSRKNIDRGRQVLTFALGTRNLYEYMHNNPELLSRSVEYTNDARTLAMLDNVVSINGALEIDLFGQASSESCGTRQISGSGGQLDFVAGAYLSKGGKSFICLSSTYQKSGKTTSRIVPTLACGSNVTAPRSTVHWVVTEFGKVNLKGLSTWERAEALISIAHPDFREDLVQAAAEMKIWRSSIRI; the protein is encoded by the coding sequence ATGGTTTACGAGGAATACCGGCAAAAGCTGGTCTCGGCGGAAAAAGCCGCAAGGGTCGTGAAGTCCGGCGAGTGGGTCGACTACGGCTTCGGGCTCGGGCATCCGGTTGCGACAGATGTGGCGCTGGCTGCGCGCGCGGAGGAGCTGACTGGGGTAAGGGTGAGGGGTGGCATCACGATGTGGATGCCCGCCATCTGCAGCATCCCTGAAGCCTCGAAGCACTTTTCCTGGAATACCTGGCACTGCAGTGCGATCGATCGCAGGATCATCGAAGCCGGGTGCGGCTGCTACAGCCCCATGCGCTATTCGGAATTGCCGCGCTACTACCGGCAGAACCTGCACGTTGATACGGCGATCTTTCAGGTCGCTCCCATGGATGAAGAAGGGTACTTCAACTTCGGGACCCAGTGCTCTCATCTCATGGCGGTATGCGACCGTGCGCGAAACATCATCGTCGAGGTCAATGAGCTGATGCCCTGTTGCATCGGCGGCCCGGAACAGCGCATTCATCTCTCGCGGGTGCGCTATGTCGTGGAGGGGGACAACCCGCCGCTGACGGAGCTGCCACGATCTGCAGTGACCGATGCCGACCGCAAAGTCGCGGAATTGATCATGGGGGAGATAGGGGACGGCGCCTCCCTGCAACTGGGGATCGGCGGGATGCCTGCTGCGGTGGGAATGTTGATCGGGGAGTCGGGGCTGGCCGATCTCGGCGTGCACACAGAGCTGTACACCGATGCTTTCATGGATCTGGCCCTGAGCGGGAAGATCAACGGATCGAGAAAGAATATCGACCGCGGCCGCCAGGTTCTGACCTTCGCGCTCGGCACCCGAAACCTGTACGAATACATGCACAACAACCCGGAGTTGCTGAGCCGCTCCGTGGAGTACACAAACGACGCCCGGACGCTCGCGATGCTCGACAATGTGGTTTCCATAAACGGAGCCCTTGAGATCGATCTATTTGGGCAGGCATCCTCGGAGTCATGCGGCACGAGGCAGATCAGCGGCTCCGGCGGCCAGCTCGATTTCGTTGCCGGAGCGTACCTGTCGAAAGGGGGGAAAAGCTTCATCTGCCTCTCCTCCACCTACCAGAAGTCAGGTAAAACCACATCGCGCATCGTCCCCACACTCGCCTGCGGCAGCAACGTCACCGCCCCGCGCAGCACGGTGCACTGGGTGGTGACCGAGTTCGGCAAGGTGAACCTCAAAGGGCTAAGCACGTGGGAGCGGGCAGAAGCGCTGATCTCCATAGCTCACCCCGATTTTCGTGAAGATCTGGTGCAAGCCGCTGCAGAGATGAAAATCTGGAGAAGCAGTATCCGGATCTAG